The Mesorhizobium sp. INR15 region CGGCGGGCTGATAGAGCCGCAGGCGCTGGGTGTCGGCTATGACAACATCGCCAACATGCTGGACGGCCGAACGCTTGCCGCCGCCGCGCTGACGCTGCTGGTGGTAAAGGCGATCATCTGGTCGGTCGCATTGGGATCAGGAACGTCGGGAGGCGTGCTGGCGCCGCTGCTGATCATGGGTGGCGCGATGGGCGCGGCGCTTGCCGGCATTTTACCCGCCGCCGATCCCGGCTTCTGGGCGCTGCTGGCCATGGCCGCGACAATGGGCGGCACGATGCGCGCGCCGCTCACCGCCACCTTCTTCGCCGTCGAATTGACCGGCGACACGCATGTGCTGGTGCCGCTGATCGCGGCCTGCGCCACCGCGCATGCGGTGACCGTGCTTTTGATGAAGCGCTCTATCCTGACCGAGAAGGTCGCGCGGCGAGGGCATCATCTGGTGCGCGAATATCGCGTCGATCCTTTCGCCCTGACCCGGGTGCGAGAGGTCATGACATCAGCTGTCGAAAGCGTGCCGGCGACGATGACGCTGCATGGCGCAGCGGCATTCCTGACGGCGCCGCAGACACGGCATCCGAGTTTCCCCGTGGTCAATGCGGAAGGGCAAGTGCTCGGGTTGATCGATCCGCCGGCGATCCTGAGCTGGCGGCGAGCCGGCAAGCACCGCACCACGACGCTTGGCGAATTGCTGGCCGGAAGCAAGGTGACGCTGGCCTATCCCGACGAATATCTCGAAGGCCTGTCCGACAAGCTGCTGATGGCCAATGTCTCGCATCTTCCGGTCGTTGCGCGTGAAGATGACCGGCTGGTCGGCTATATCGGCTGGAAGGACATGATGCGCGTGCGGGCCAGGAAACAGGCGGAGGAGCATGACCGCTCGGCGTTGCTGGGCTTCGGCACCCGCAGAAAGAAACGCGAAGGTACCGTTTCGTCCTAGAGCGGTTCAGCGTTTGATAGAATCGCTGGCCCGCTCTAAGTCCCTGTTTTTACGCAATTCCGGACGGAAAACCGCTGCGCACTTTTCCTGGAATTGCACTAGAGCGCCGCGCCACGCTTTGCCCAATCCAGCACATGAAGCCTGAGCGCGGAGGACAGGTTGGTGTCGCGCGGCCTTGTCCCGTCGATTTCGGCGACAAGGGCGGCGAGCGTCAACTTGCGTTCGGCGGCAATGGCGCCGAGATCGTCGTAGAACGGCTTTTCGAGCGAATAGCTGGTGCGATGGCCGCGAATGGTGACCGAGCGTTTTTCGACCGCGCTCACGTCGAGATGTTCACTTATCGCCCGAGGGCTCGCGGCGATGACCGGCGATGAAAGCCTCGGCCTTGTCGGCGAGCAGGCGGTCGCGTTCCTTTTCGGCCTTCGAACGGCCATGCAGGGTGCGGTTTTGGCCGGCGATGCGCTCTTTCTCGCTGCGAGCCTTCAACTTGCGGGCCTGACGAAGATTGATGATCTCGGCCATGGCTCAGGCCCGTCCGGCTACTTCTTGCGGAAGGCGTCGAGCGAGACGACTTCGGCGCCCTTGGTGGTGGCGTCGGCGGCGGCAGCAGGTTTCTTCTCCGCTTCGGCGGCGGCTTTCTTCTCGGCCTTCGGCTTCTTCTCGGAGACGATGGCCAGCGGCTCGACAGCAGGTTTGTCGGCGGGCTCCTCGACCGCCACGCCATCCGTCTTCACATCGAATTCAAGCTCGAAATTGACCGACGGATCGTAGAAGCCGCGCACGGCGGAGAACGGGATTTCAAGTTTTTCCGGCACGTCGGAGAAGGACAGGCCAACCTCGAAGCCGGTGTCCGTCACTTTCAGGTCCCAGTACTGGAACTGTATGACGATTGTCATCTGTTCGGGATAGCGTTCACGCAGCCTGGAAGACACGCGCACGCCCGGTGCGCCGGTCAGGAAGGTGATGAAGAAATGATGGTTGCCGGGGAGGCCGGTGCGCGCGACCTCGGCCAGGACCTTGCGCATGACGCCGCGCAACGCCTCCTGGGCCAGAATGTCGTAGCGGATGTGGTCGTCGGCCATGTGGTGGTCGGGTTCCGTTGAATCGTCCGCATAGCTGTAGTCAAGCTTGAGGGCCGCGTAAACCTGATATAGCGGGGTACCATGCCGAGGCGAGGGCACTTGCCGTCGATTTGATCTGCCAGGCGCTCCGCAAACGCGTCAGGCGTTGGCCAGCACGCTCTGCTTTTCCATGGTGGCGGCCGCCTTCCGCTTGCCGAAGGCGCGCAGGAATGTGCGCACGCCGTTGGTCGCGGATTGCAGCACGTCTTCGTCCTGTGGCGTGCCGCCAAGCATGAAAGTGGTCTGCAGTTCGGCGTTGACGAGGCCAAGGAACTGGCGCGCCGCCACGTCAGGATCATCGATCGCGAGGTAGCCGCCATAGGCGAGGCGGGCGAAACGGGCCGCCAGTGCCGGCCAGGTCTGGCCCGGTCCCCGTTCAAGCCATTCGGCGAACAATTCCGGATACCGCTCGCCTTCCGTCTGGATCAGTTTGCGCAGGAACTTTCCATCGCGGTTGCAGATGCAGTTGCGGTTCATGCGCACCGCAAAGCCGATCAGATCGGCTTCGAGATCCCTGGGCTGATCGGGGAAGGTGGAAATGGTGGCGAAGATGCCGGTGTTGCAGCGTTCTGTCAGGTCGCGGACAACGGCAACGAAGAGTTTTTCCTTGTCGCCATGATGATTGTAGACGGTCTGGCGCGAAACACCCGCCTCCGCGGCGATGAGATCGATGTTGGCGCCGGCGAAGCCTTCGCGGCAGAACACCGAGGCGGCGGCGTCGACAATGGAGATACGCTTGGCCTCGTGGCCGCGTGGCGGGAAAGTGTCAGGAGAAACGCCGAGCTTCATGAAAATCTATATAGAGGTGATTGACGAATTAGACAAGACTGTCTAAATTTGTGGACATAGAGCAAAGGGATTTCCCTGGTAAGCGAAAAGGAATTCGCTGCCGGCGTCGGAATTTCAGGGGATGGAACGTCCTTGGGTTACCCGCCGGTCACCGGCGGCAACCAGATTCGAAAGAAGCCTTTATCATGAGCCCCAAATTCCTCCGCA contains the following coding sequences:
- a CDS encoding chloride channel protein; protein product: MKPHHPNPGHLRDFTTDARVLLIAAIAVVVATAGLFAGIALLKLIRLATNIAYFGQFTLADLKLQDTPLGYAAVVVPVIGALIIGVMARFGSEKIRGHGIPEAIEAILLGRSRLDAKVAILKPLSSAISIGSGGPFGAEGPIIMTGGAIGSLIAQMLPVSDNERKTLLVAGAAAGMTTVFGTPIAAIMLAVELLLFEWTPRSFIPVAVAAIIAEVERTMLHLPGPIFPFHGGMEVSFVGLGGWVLIGIAAGLLSGLLTQMVYACEDGFQKLPIHWMWWPMLGGLVVGIGGLIEPQALGVGYDNIANMLDGRTLAAAALTLLVVKAIIWSVALGSGTSGGVLAPLLIMGGAMGAALAGILPAADPGFWALLAMAATMGGTMRAPLTATFFAVELTGDTHVLVPLIAACATAHAVTVLLMKRSILTEKVARRGHHLVREYRVDPFALTRVREVMTSAVESVPATMTLHGAAAFLTAPQTRHPSFPVVNAEGQVLGLIDPPAILSWRRAGKHRTTTLGELLAGSKVTLAYPDEYLEGLSDKLLMANVSHLPVVAREDDRLVGYIGWKDMMRVRARKQAEEHDRSALLGFGTRRKKREGTVSS
- a CDS encoding ribbon-helix-helix domain-containing protein, with translation MSAVEKRSVTIRGHRTSYSLEKPFYDDLGAIAAERKLTLAALVAEIDGTRPRDTNLSSALRLHVLDWAKRGAAL
- a CDS encoding DUF4169 family protein, which produces MAEIINLRQARKLKARSEKERIAGQNRTLHGRSKAEKERDRLLADKAEAFIAGHRREPSGDK
- a CDS encoding SspB family protein translates to MADDHIRYDILAQEALRGVMRKVLAEVARTGLPGNHHFFITFLTGAPGVRVSSRLRERYPEQMTIVIQFQYWDLKVTDTGFEVGLSFSDVPEKLEIPFSAVRGFYDPSVNFELEFDVKTDGVAVEEPADKPAVEPLAIVSEKKPKAEKKAAAEAEKKPAAAADATTKGAEVVSLDAFRKK
- a CDS encoding TetR/AcrR family transcriptional regulator, translated to MKLGVSPDTFPPRGHEAKRISIVDAAASVFCREGFAGANIDLIAAEAGVSRQTVYNHHGDKEKLFVAVVRDLTERCNTGIFATISTFPDQPRDLEADLIGFAVRMNRNCICNRDGKFLRKLIQTEGERYPELFAEWLERGPGQTWPALAARFARLAYGGYLAIDDPDVAARQFLGLVNAELQTTFMLGGTPQDEDVLQSATNGVRTFLRAFGKRKAAATMEKQSVLANA